The window TGCTGCTCGCCACCGGACTGTCGCCCGTCACCGCCACGGTCTCGAACGCGCTCGGTCTGGTCCCCGGCGCCGTCAGCGGCGCCTTCGGCTACCGGAAGGAACTGCGCGGCCAGCGGCGGCGCATCCTGAAACTGGGCGTCGGCGCCCTGCTGGGCGGCTTCACGGGCGCCACCCTCCTGCTGGCCCTGCCCGCGTCGGCGTTCGAGAAGATCGTCCCGGTCGTGGTGGGCCTCGCCCTCGTGCTGGTCGCGTTCCAGCCGCTGATCACCAGGCGTCTGCGCCGTCGCCGCGCGTCGGCCACCGTCGGTGCGCCGGGCCCGGACGACCGCGCCCCCGGCCGGGGCGACGGTGGCCCGCTGCTGTTCGTCGGCCTGGCCCTCGCGAGCGTCTACGGCGGCTACTTCGCGGCAGCGCAGGGGATCATCTACATGTCCCTGATGGGGGTGCTCCTGGACGAGACGCTGCAACGCCTCACGGCCGTCAAGAACGTCCTCGTCGCCGTCGTCAACACCGTCGCCGCGACCTTCTTCCTCTTCGTCGCGGACTTCGACTGGACGGCCGTCGCACTGATCGCCGTGGGCTCCGCGCTCGGCGGGCAGCTCGGGGCGGTGGTCGGCCGCCGTTTCAGCCCCGTGGTCCTGCGCGCCCTCATCGTGACGATCGGCACCGTCGCGCTCGTCCAGCTGCTGCTCCGCTGAGCGCCTGTCCGCCCCCGCACCGTTGGCGCTCGGTGCGCCGCCCCTCAAGGACGGCGCCCGACCGCCACGTACGCCTACCCGGCTGAGGCGCCCGCGCTGAACGGTCCTTCCAGCGCCGCCCACTGCAACAGCATGATGGTCTTCGCGTCGGCGATCTCGCCGGTGCGGATCATGCCCAGGGCCTGGCGGAAGGGCAGTTCGACGGTTTCGATGTCCTCGCCCTCCTCGTCCAGCCCACCGCCCTCGTGGGTCCGCGTGGCCGGACCGTAGGAGGCCGCGTAGAAGGTCAGGCACTCGGTGACCGAGCCCGGGCTCATGTAGACGTCGAAGACCCGCTGGACCTCACCGACCGTGTGTCCGGTCTCCTCGATGGCCTCACGCCGTACCGCCACCTCCGGATGCTCGTCGTCCTCGTCCAGCAGGCCCCCCGCCGTCTCGACGAGCATGCCGTCGGGATGGCCGTTGACGTACGCGGGGTAGCGGAACTGCCGGGTCAGCAGCACGGTTTCGCGTTCGGTGTCGTACAGCAGGATGGTCGCGCCGTTGCCGCGGTCGTGCGTCTCGCGCTCCTGGGTGGACCAGGTGCCGTCGGCCTGCTGGATGTCGAACGTCGTGGTGCGCTCCACGTACCAGTGGCAGGACAGCAGGGTCACGTCCCGCACCTTGACCCGGGGGTTTCCGGTCAGGTCCAGGCCGACCCGGTCGAGTCCGGTACGGCCCCTGCGGTCGGGGGTGTCGATGCCCGCGGTCATCGTGCACCGGCCGGAGCAGGGGCCCAGGTGAGGGCGGAGGTCGTGCGGGTGGAACCAGTCGTCATGCCCTGCTTCTACCATCTTGGCCCCACCCGTGTCAGGCCTGTCATTGATCGGCGAAGTCGCCGGTGGCCAGCCGGACCACGTTCGAGGGGGCGCCATGGGTGAAGGCGCGGACCCGGTACGACCCCCGTTTCTCGGTGGGCAGGGTGATCAGGCCGGTGGAATTGACGTCGGGATCGAGGACCGCGACGGGTGCGTACCCGGAGCCCTTCCGGACGCGGGCCTCCAGCAGGAACCCCTCCTCGTCGGATGCGTGGTCAGTCCAAGTGAAGAGGATGCCGTTCACATGCTTGACCACGGCCTTGAATCCGGTCGGCGCCCCGGCACCCGTGCGGCGCAGTGGTGTGCCCGGGACGGTCCGTTCAGGGTCCGTGCGCGCGGGGAGCCAGTCGTGGCTGGAGTCCTCGTCCGCCGCGGTCAACTCTCCCGCGGGCAGGGTGACGCTCACGGGTTTCGAAACGGGGCCGAGAACGGCCCGCAGTCGGTAGTGGAACGTGGTGCGGGGCATCAGGTCGGGGTGCCGGTAGCTCGTCACCCCGGCCGGCAGGTACTGCAGGACGGTGTACGGACCCGAGTCGTCCGTGGCGAATTCGAGGACGTGGCCGGACGAACCGGAGCCGCCGCCCCGCCAGTGCAGGTCGATGTCCGTGGGCGAGGCGCGCTCGGCACCGAGCACGACGTTCGAGGCGGCGTCGGCCTCGCCGGTCTCGGGGTGCCTGT of the Streptomyces aurantiacus genome contains:
- a CDS encoding sulfite exporter TauE/SafE family protein, with translation MTPWEAIAVFVAGVCAGGVNTVVGSGTLITFPVLLATGLSPVTATVSNALGLVPGAVSGAFGYRKELRGQRRRILKLGVGALLGGFTGATLLLALPASAFEKIVPVVVGLALVLVAFQPLITRRLRRRRASATVGAPGPDDRAPGRGDGGPLLFVGLALASVYGGYFAAAQGIIYMSLMGVLLDETLQRLTAVKNVLVAVVNTVAATFFLFVADFDWTAVALIAVGSALGGQLGAVVGRRFSPVVLRALIVTIGTVALVQLLLR
- a CDS encoding NUDIX domain-containing protein — protein: MTAGIDTPDRRGRTGLDRVGLDLTGNPRVKVRDVTLLSCHWYVERTTTFDIQQADGTWSTQERETHDRGNGATILLYDTERETVLLTRQFRYPAYVNGHPDGMLVETAGGLLDEDDEHPEVAVRREAIEETGHTVGEVQRVFDVYMSPGSVTECLTFYAASYGPATRTHEGGGLDEEGEDIETVELPFRQALGMIRTGEIADAKTIMLLQWAALEGPFSAGASAG
- a CDS encoding fibronectin type III domain-containing protein, whose protein sequence is MRVTARGAAPAALAPALVLVLGLVLPACDASRTTDGSGAAARGPATDRHPETGEADAASNVVLGAERASPTDIDLHWRGGGSGSSGHVLEFATDDSGPYTVLQYLPAGVTSYRHPDLMPRTTFHYRLRAVLGPVSKPVSVTLPAGELTAADEDSSHDWLPARTDPERTVPGTPLRRTGAGAPTGFKAVVKHVNGILFTWTDHASDEEGFLLEARVRKGSGYAPVAVLDPDVNSTGLITLPTEKRGSYRVRAFTHGAPSNVVRLATGDFADQ